GATTATCGAATCGTTGTATTGACAACTCTAGACAGAATTCTTGCCATTTTTTATACGAAAAGAACAGTGTTTCTGAATTGATAGCTCCAATTGTATAGTTCAATGTGTACGTCATTCCAATAAGAAACCCGTTTAGTTACTTGGCAAAGTATTAATATGTTTGCGTTACGACAATTAAGGCTGCATGCCAGAGTCAAAATACATTTGCCGTACCTatcggcagcaacaaaaacaacaaaggcaaaacACATGCCAGCTGTGCCGGCGCGTGTGTTAATTGGGATGCATACACAGGCGGGAGATTATCGGAGGCAAAGGCTGTTGATGCTGGAGGAGCACATGGCGAGATGGACGCAACACCAAAGAACATCGACCACACTGTCAGCTTCGGAAGAGCAAAGTAAGCCGCCTGGCAAATCATCGCTTCTACAGGATTTGGCAGACGCAACAAAGCCTTACGCACATCTGATGCGTATTGATCGGCCTATTGGTACTTATTTACTCTTCTGGCCATGTGGCTGGAGTATTGCACTGAGCGCTGATGCCGGTTGTTGGCCAGACTTGACCATGTTGGGTTTGTTTGCTACCGGTGCGTTAATCATGCGTGGTGCCGGCTGCACCATCAATGATCTGTGGGATCGGGATATAGATGCCAAGGTGGAGAGAACCCGCACACGCCCGCTAGCCTCCGGTCAGATCTCGCAATTTGATGCCATTGTCTTTCTTTCGGCACAACTTAGTCTGGGCTTACTGGTGCTTGTCCAGCTCAATTGGCAATCCATATTGTTGGGTGCCAGCTCGTTGGGTCTTGTCATCACATATCCACTGATGAAGCGGGTGACCTACTGGCCCCAGTTGGTGCTCGGCATGTGCTTCAATTGGGGCGCTTTGCTGGGATGGTGTGCCACTCAGGGCACTGTCAATTTGGATGCCTGTTTGCCCCTATACCTTTCAGGAGTCTGCTGGACTATTGTATACGACACCATCTATGCTCACCAGGACAAGCTGGACGATTTGCAAATTGGCGTCAAGTCTACGGCGCTTCGATTCGGCGAGAATACAAAAGCTTGGCTATCGGGATTCACAGCAGCAATGCTGACGGGACTCTCAGCCGCTGGATATGCCTGTGACCAGACGCTTCCATACTATGCTGCAGTTGGCGTCGTTGGCGCTCATTTAATCCAACAGGTGAGCATGCCATGGTGTATATTTAATTACCTTTTATTAAGCTTTTCTCTCTTGACAGATTTACTCACTTAACATAGACAATCCGAGTGATTGTGCCaagaaattcatttcaaatcaCCAGGTCGGCCTTATTCTATTTCTGGGCATTGTGCTGGGCACACTCCTCAAGTCGGAAGATGCTAAAAGTCAGCGGAGATCCTCAACCGCTTcttcatcagcagcagctactGCCTATGTACCATTACCACAATCCAAACCAGATGTAATTAGCTGAAATGTCTTAGGTTAGttggcttaatttaatttcaatcatCATTTGCGCCTTTTCTTCGCACTAGACCAAAGTCTGTAGTTAGCTAATTAgtttatgcatattgtatatggaattaattattaattgttttaacgATATCCAAGGTGAATTATTGttttacaatataaaaaaatacctcGTTAAAATCAAAGAACGCAAAACAGGTTGAGTGTAGTTGATATCTTTGAAGCTTATCGACCCGTAACCTTTAAAAACAAACCGGTTTCTGTATTAAAtctaattgttatttattattacatatacAGATTATGGTGTATTGTGAATGACAAATACTCTTTCTATTGTATTAACTTCAGTTGTCGCAGTATTAGCTACTGTTAAGAAAAGTGGATTACAGTTTTACAATGTGTAAAGCAACTACATAGGTTAgta
The genomic region above belongs to Drosophila innubila isolate TH190305 chromosome 3R unlocalized genomic scaffold, UK_Dinn_1.0 2_E_3R, whole genome shotgun sequence and contains:
- the LOC117790554 gene encoding 4-hydroxybenzoate polyprenyltransferase, mitochondrial, which produces MFALRQLRLHARVKIHLPYLSAATKTTKAKHMPAVPARVLIGMHTQAGDYRRQRLLMLEEHMARWTQHQRTSTTLSASEEQSKPPGKSSLLQDLADATKPYAHLMRIDRPIGTYLLFWPCGWSIALSADAGCWPDLTMLGLFATGALIMRGAGCTINDLWDRDIDAKVERTRTRPLASGQISQFDAIVFLSAQLSLGLLVLVQLNWQSILLGASSLGLVITYPLMKRVTYWPQLVLGMCFNWGALLGWCATQGTVNLDACLPLYLSGVCWTIVYDTIYAHQDKLDDLQIGVKSTALRFGENTKAWLSGFTAAMLTGLSAAGYACDQTLPYYAAVGVVGAHLIQQIYSLNIDNPSDCAKKFISNHQVGLILFLGIVLGTLLKSEDAKSQRRSSTASSSAAATAYVPLPQSKPDVIS